The DNA sequence AGCAAAacttaaacacaaataattttTCTTCAAAGGATCACAAAGTTTGGATTCAGGGCCGATTAGCAATAAAAAGTCGTACAGAACAAAACATGCGCCTGCTGAGTATTTTGGCTCGGTTCCTCATGTGCTACCTCTCCAGTTCAGCTGTCAGCTCTTCCTCGAACTTGCATGCCAGACGAGCTGCAGTGTGCTCTCTCCACTGAGCCATGCTCCTCTGAACCAGCCTCAGCTCCACGTCTTTGGCCTTCAGCTGTTTGCGAAGAGACGCCgccactcctcctccctcggCTGCCCCATCAAACATGTGAGCCCAGTTCAGACTGCTTAACTCCTCGATGTGCTCCTGCAGAAATATGTCGGGTCACAGCAGAGCTGTAAGTGATGAGCTCTCTGTGTCGATGTGCACAGACatgaggtgagtgtgtgtacgATCACACCTGAATGAGACGCTCCTTCAGAGAATCCAAGGCTTgatctctctccatcctcagctgtttcctctggatGCTCAGCTCTCGCTCCTGAAAGGATATCAacttgtgtttgtatctgtaaACTCCAGGCTCTGTGCAGGATGTACAGTCTGAACTATACCTTGTCTTGGCTCAGCTGCTCCgtggtttgtttctgtgaatgAAGCTCCTGGTGCAGATGGCTAATCATGCGCTTCAACTGCTCTCTAAGGGATCTCAGGTTTGTAAGAGCCTCAGCTCCCGTAGAACTGCACCAGACATAATGATCAGAAGCTTATTACCAAACACAGCATGTTGTCTATAAAGTGTGCACTTCTCTCTAAACCAGATATGTGTGTAAGCCAGGGCAGGAAATCATACCTGGGAGGTAGttgaacagaaatgtgtttggcTCCACTCTGCTCCACTAAGAGGAGTAGATGCTGGCACTCTGCTCCCAGCTCCTGGGTCCAGCGCCTGAGCTGCTCTTCCAGCTCAGCTGTGATCAGTTTATGgctgctctctctttcctccagcATCATCCGGAGCcggtctgcctctctgtgtgccAGCTGAGCTGCCTGCTCGAGCCGCAGTGCTGCTCTCTGACTCTGCTGTGACCACAGACCACACCGTGTCAGCTTTTATACAACACCACGTCTCTTTATGTGCCTGCAAATGATTGCTTTCCTGCTTTTCTTGCACCTGTGCCATCTGTCTCTGCAActtctgcagctcagcctgGTGCTCCTCTTTCAGAGATTTACAGATAACTGCCAGCAAAgactcctgctctctctgctgcgcACAGCTGTCGCTCTCCAACTCCTGAAGTCTCttacagataaaaagaaaatcgATACAAAGACAGACTGAACGTTTAATCTGATTTACTTTAGTTAGTGGTGCTTCCTGTAATGTTTGCGAGACTCCTTACTGTTTTTAGCTCCACTACTTTATGTTGAAGAGCCAGTGCTTTACTCTTCTCTCGCTGCATCTCACTCTTCATGGTTTCCAGACTCTTTCTGTTCTGCTCCTCCAGGATCCCACACTGCACCTGCActgctttcactttttctgcctcccatttcctcctctcctcctctattGCTCTGTGCACCTGAATGGGAGCATAGTTTGTATATCGTGCATTCATTATGAAAAGGACTGTACATTCAATGTGAGGATTATCAGAGTACCTTTTCCAAAGCTTCTGCATGCAGCTGCTCCTCTCGattctttgcctcctccttctgctgctccagAGAATCTCTCAGCTTCTTTGCCTCTTTTTCCTTTAGCTGCcagaacaggagaggaaacacatcTTGAAAGTAACCGTGAGTGTTTTCACTTACTGCATACTGTATGTAGTGTTCTCCAGATGACGTAAAAGTGGTTTGTACACGTTCACACTGACCTCAAAAGAAGTTTTCAATGACTCAATGTGTCGTGTGAGAGACAGAGCTTGTTCTCTCAAAGCGTTTGCTTTCTCCTCTTCAGTCTGCTTAAtaacctgaaacacaacagccaGAAGGATTTTTACATCAGTCAAACTGTGATAATATCATCTGCAGAAACACTATCATAGTAATAAAGACATGTTTGTCACCTTTTGGATTCGCTGCTCATGAGCCAAAGTCAAATCTTTCTTTTGCTGCTTCAGTGCTGCCTcctgaattaaaaaagaagaaccTCAATAACTTATGAGTTACCTTTACATTAGAATATGTATTACTTTGGATGAAAGAAACCTGTTTTCCTCAGCACTAACCACTGCTTTCTGAGCTTGCTCCTGGGCTTCTGTCATTGCACTGCAGTGCTGGGTTTCCAGGTGTTGCAGCTCCCCCTTTAGTCCATCTCTTTCAGCTTGTAAGGCTCCATGTTGCTCATGTAAATCTTGCAGCTTCAGCTCCTTCTGGGCCAACATCCTCTCCAGAGTAGCCACTCTGATCTTACATTCTCCCAGTTCACCCTGCAGCTCGCCAACCTGAAACTCTACTGCCTGACAGAGATACAATGAACagttacaaaacaaatgacagataTATATTAGATGTTTTTATTGAGTATCATGCCATTAGGTGTTACCTTGATCTGATccttcttctgcctcttcttctcctctaaaCATGCACACCTGCCTCTCAGCAggctctctgcctctgtggccCTCTGAAGCTCCTCACGAGTCTCCTCCAATTTCTGCTCCAAGatcacacatgaaaacatgaccGATGACATGACAGATACTTTAAAACAGAGAGTAAATCTAGTAACTGTAAATATAATTATAGATTATTATAGGCAGGACCTCTCTCATGGACTCTAGCTTCTCTCTTGCGCGTCGCTGTTCAGCGAACAGTTCTGTTTTGGCGCCGTCCAGCTGTctgtccatctcctccctctccagcaCTGACATGACCACACAGGGCTGAACAGTggagcaacaaaacaagaatatgACCGAATAAGAAAAATTAGACAggttaaaacatttacatgacagATATACTGGATTATACAGGTGTCATTACCCTCTCTATGAAGGCTCCATCCTTCAGAGTCTGCCTGCAGCGCTCCATGTCTCTTACATCAACGACACTCTGCTCCTGAAGCTCACAACTACAACACATCCattgtcattattgttattgtccAGAATTTAGGATTATGTTGATGTATTGTGATGATAATATGTTGATGCATGAGGCTTCTTATAGTTCAATTAGTAGCAGTTTGGTTTTTTACCTGATAGAGTCAGTCCCTGTCCTGCTGTCTCTCAGAACGAACTCAAgagtcttcttctccttctccagttCTGCTGTCTCTGCAACAAGGTGCTCTAAACCCTGCAAGGCATGCTGGGACACATACCATAATCTTGAGTATTATTGAGACTTCTGTACACAGTCATCTgataaacatacatacaatgcTCCACTTTACCTTCCTTCGCTGTTGAAGCTCAGTGAGGGAGAACTCAACATCTTTTAACTGAGTCTTcctcagctgcagtgtctcctcctctttctcacacTTCTAaaaccagacacacaaaccatTAGTTGCAGTCTCATACACATTTTACACAGGAGCATTTATTAAATTGTACTATATAAGATGCTATAATACAGTTTGAGACTCGTTCTCACTTGTTGGAGTATAGAGAGACGCTCTTTCATCCTGACCCAATCGGACTGCATCTTCTCTGACGTCCTCTCAGGCCTGCATCTCCTGCTCCAGTGATTTATTTCCTCATCCGTGTCTTTGTCGTTGTCACCCAAAGAACACACAagtctgtgacacacacacacatacatgcacaatataaaaatatgagaAAGAAATATGAGCAAAAAGAGCATTTAGAAATTGTATACAACGCTATGGTTCACCTGTAAGTTTCTCTCTTATTACGCTGGGCTTTACAGACAGAGGGACTTCTGTTTTGTGCATTTCCATGAGAGGATCTCTgacctttgtaaaaaaaattgtatgaCATTCAAAGGTTCCatattttttccattactgTGATCTGAAAAACTAATGCACAGTCAGCTCTTGTGCTTTACCTGATGCAGATTGAGGTTCACTATCTTCTTGTGTGGGTGTGTCATAGTCGCTTGTGTTGGTGCAGTAGTCGTCCATGTCCGTGAAGGACTGAACGAGAGAGCGCCACCCTGGGGGGAGTTAAACAGATCATCTTTTCTGTAATTTAATTCCATATATATTGTTTGTACTCCTCCTATGACTTTCTACATTTAAAGGTTTCGAACATGTCTTACAGCCAGCCTCCCTCCACACTGTCTGCAGTGTCTCACCTGGCCGCCTGTGAAGATGCTGCCTGACTTGCTCCGTGCAGACTGACTCAAGGTCACTGTCAATGGACACGGTGTCAAAACTCCACACAGGCACTCCTGTAAAAGAAACAAGCCTCTAATCACTGTTTGTAGCAGATGAATGTCCTGGAGGATTAGCTAGACGATGCTTTCTGATGAGGTGTAATCTGTGTGTGGTACCTGCCAAACACCTGGCCTTAGGGGAGCGGTTGTTGTTCTGCCGCAGGGTTTCATGTTCTGCGACATCCTCTGTTCTGTAAGAGactggaagaagagagaagcTAAACAAAGGAGTGTAGGAATAAAGATCTAGACGCAGGCTGCTGCGATGTGGAGGCTGCAAACTACAATCCACAATACAACACTGCTGTTGCAAACAATATAAATGTGACAAGCTTAGAGAGTTATAGCTATAGGATGGAAAAATATAGACAAACCAGTTATGAATCAATGTATGAATAATCTATAATCGTGTGTTGCTATGATAAAATACTTAGATCACTAAAGGAAAGATTCATGGGGTTttgaatgatgatgatcaaTAAACTCAACTCTCCAAGATTCCTGTAAATTGTAATTATTGCAATATCTGTACTTTCTGccttttaattatcattttatatttacaaaagaAAGTACTCACTGTTACCATCATCACTACgcctctgttgtgtgttgtatctctctcctcctgctttctcGCTAGCAAGTTGCTCTCTTCTGAAAGTCGTTGCTGTTCCTTTTCCATCAACACTGAGAACACTTTGGCCCTTTTGGTCACATCGGTAAGTATCACAGTCAGATCCTTCTGTCCTCTGAGTCACTGCAGCTCTATCTAGTTGCAGTAAATTACTCTCTGGCAATGGCAACTCGACCATCTCGTCTCTAAAGCACCTGACAAAGTCCTCAGTGCAGATGCTGTCTGAAGGAGGGAGAGTTTCTGCAGCCATCACTCCTTCGCTACAGGTTTCTCCAAGCAGCCTCTCCAGCCTCCAGATAACTTGCTCCCTCTGAGACTCCATTTCCTCCTTGTCTCTTGTCCTTCTGTCTAACTTGTCTTTAGTTACCTCGTGAGTGACAGGAGCTTCCCTGCAGCCTGTGCTTTTCTCTGGGGGATGAGCAGAGGAGAGATGGTGTGCTTTGTTTAGAGAAAAGTTTTCATTCCTAGGTGGCATTTTCGTATAAAGAAATGTTACCTAATTAAGACCTCTGGTTAACactaatatttacatttttgttttcttttttagaaatCCTAGCACACACATGTTGACAAAACCGTGGTGACAAGTCGTACTTAGAACTTAATCCTAAACAGCAGCCaatgaaaagagaagaattTGACTTGGAAACAGTCAGACATCAAAATGTTCCCGTAATACACAGATATTGAAATATTACCTGATGTTTGCTCCATCGTTAGAGTGTGTATCAAATCAAGACCAGACATGGGAGTGTCATTTGTCTGAGTTGTACTTCCAAGACCTGTGTCTTTGCTCAGTGATTGACTCCACTGAAATGGAgctagaataaaaaaatcaaaaatgcaaattatCACCTGAGAACAACCTggaacaaggtgtgtgtgttatgaCAGCAATTACCTGCATAGCTGCAATCAAGCTCTCTGGACATTGCCTGATGTTTCTGGGGCTGGACCTGCATACATTAAATCACATTGACCGCTTAAAAGTTGATTTCTGATTACGTGTATATAAAGACAGACGGATAGCAGTTGTGGCACTATAGTGTAAAAATGGTCTATTACAAGTAAAAGCACTGCAGTCAAACTCTTGCTTTACGTGAAAGTACAACAGCATAAACATCAAAACATAATGAGGAGATAACGCTTGCAGAATCAATGACTTCCTTTAAATCCCTTTTTAAAACCTCCTTTTATTCCTCTGACTGTTCTTAATCTATTTATCTGTTTCTAATTAACTTTTATGTGATGTCTTCTTACTGtccttcatttcttttatttgtttattgttcatttatttatttatctatgaTTCTTTTTACAGTTCTTaatctgttcatctgtttttaattcctgATGTTGTCGTCTTATCGTCTGttattgatgttattttttgttatcTCTTTATTTACTTCTTCTTAGACTGTTGAGTGTTTGTTCTGTAACATTGTTCTTCTgagttttctgcttttcttgcctgtcaaagcactttgtaaactttgtttttaaaggtgctatataaataaagtttataataataaataaaattatgaataaataatgctATTATTAAAGTTTAAACAATCAAGTCTAAGTTATCATTATGCAGAATAGCCCCATGGAGAATCATGCACATATTATATTACTGgcttttaattatttatgtgtacatcactttaatgttgcagccTCTAAAAGTGGGGCTTATCTTTAAATAGCTCAACCTTTAACGATACATGATCATTTATTagtttattcatattttgtagtgaaaatctaaatctgcaatgtatttttcccaaaatgtgaggtagaaacaggaagaggcacaGACAGATGGAGTGAAAATCACAGACCCGCAGTTGACCGAGCTGAGCATCGAGAGCATCTAGGAGAAGGTCGCAGTGGTCCAGTTTGAGAGGTGAAGGGTCCGGaccagacacactgctgctgtcattgagATCTGTGATTGCAGACAAAAAGGTCATCAAGAGTGGGTGCAAACTCCTGAGACTTAGAGAGATATAGCTGATATAATATAATgcttatataaaaaaaaaaacctcagaccAGTATAAAGCAGCTCATCTGTGTCCTCTGCATCTGTCTTTACTCCGTCCTCTCTGTCAGCCATTTCTCTGTCAGGACAAGCATGCAGACATGCAGCAGTACCATACAGACACAACACCTCGCAGTGGTCAAGGCTGGCCGGGCGGTCACAACGAGTGGGGGGTTTATGTTGCTCAGTTGTCCAGGAAACCAGGACaatttagcttgttagctagcCAAACTGACTTCTTTTCACTGAGAGGACTATAAATTCCTGTGCCTGCTTGCCTTCCTGTCTCTCCCACTGCCCAAGATGAGCATTAAGTGAAGGAGCTGTACGAGTCAGTCCACTTTAAAACTGCAGGATGGGATTCTTCCCCTCATATGCTCAGCTAGGCCTGACTGAAGAGCATAAACCCTCTCGGTAGCCCAATTAAAGGTTATTTTTACCAACCCAGACTGCTCAGAATAAGGTCACTGTATTAATTCACATATTATTATGCAGTCACATGAATACAGACAACTTTGACGGGCTGTTAACCCCTGTGGAGTTTAACACTGATCTTTTTCCTAACTTTGACTGAACCCAATGTCACTGTCACCTTTAGTATCTTTAAACCACACAGATAACTGATATTTTACTCCACCTACatgcctgaaaacaaactgctAGCTTGAATCACAGAAGCTAGTCTGTCTGAAACTCCCCGCTGACTTCTCCtttatatgaaaacaaacaaataatatcACCTTTGACATCCTTGAATCATTCCCCCCCACCACTGTGTGTCCACTGCctcaaacattttgacttttaaatctattttaagTACTTACTTTCAGTGGACAAACGCGGAGCTTTAAGTCGGTGCTGAACTTGAGGCTCACAGCTCTGCCGCTCTGACGCTTGATTGACAGGAGCGTCAGTTGGTTGTCCTGGAAACAGTCAAACAGCTCGAGACCGGCACAGGACGGAGACTACTGCCGCGCGCACAGCGGAAATACTGGCGCCACCGGAAGCACAggagataataataataataataataataataataataataataataataataataataataataataataatgatcattattgtgattgttgttgttattgttatattatttttattactgttttgttgttatcGTTGCTGTTAATTTGatcttttatattattatttattttgttatgattCTAtggtattatttattttgtctttatttttaactcTAGTTATTATTTGTGTCATAATTATCCTTTGATGTGTTCTTTCTGTcctttattgcttttatttgttaatttatttatttatcaaaacaTACTGAGGATATAATGCTTGCTAGAATCTGTAACTTCTTTAACTTATCACTTCTTAAAACCCACTTTTAAACGTTTAAAAAGTCTTCAAGTTTCTGAACTTAGACatcaaaagtcattttctggcaataaatgtacttaaagtggcaacagacaactctccccctctccctggTCTCCCTGGTGTTAACGTTGGCAGTCTGTTGCAGAGATAACTGGATTGTTTCCACCTTGTCAGAGTCGCAtataacaacagcagcacagaacaTGAGTTTATTCTATCATTACTCTACTGTACAACATAAACAGATTATCTGTCACCTTTTCCCAGATGACTGCCAGCCTGCTGACAGACACAACTGTATAGTGATCAGAGGCAATGTAAGAACCCCTCATGCATGGTCTGTTTGTTAAAAATATtagtaaattatacatatagTTACATGTATGCATAGTTTATAGGCTACTATGAGTCAACCAATTATCAGCATGCCTATATATAACTCAAGCAGGGCTTTTGTAATTTACTGTAGACCTATTTATCATATTGTACACCTACTAAAACTGTACTGTGCTACATTGTGTAACTTCCTACAAGGTTTAGGCTTACTATATTGTTTTACTTCCTTAAGTCATCTTaacaaaaactgttgttttgcacCATTGTTATGAATTACAGTCCAGTGTATGTaccaaaactgaaaaaccaTTGCACAAATAAAGCGGACACATATCCAATGTCAACAGTAACAACTTTATTATCTTCTTGTTTCAttattgtgtctttgttgtttaaGACAATGTTAAATGAGTATAAATTAAGGGGAAGAAAATagacaatttaaaataaaaaaagaagcaaaaactcAGTTGAATCATCAGTTACACCTGAATACACCTATGTGTATTTGGAGAGTAAAAGTAAAGGCAGGTCAGTCACCTTTGACCTCCTGTACCAGGCCGctgttgtgatgtgtttcaTAGCTTTCACCCATCATCACCGCCGCCTCACGACGAAGCCGCGAGTCGCAGTCCGAGGAGAAGCAGGGTTCAGTTTGACAAGGCAAGACAAACCTCCCGCGTCTTTGTTAGTTCACCTCTGCCTCACGACTGAGCAGCTTCAAGTGAGGAGGAAATGTGTGTCGCACAGGCAACACaaacaatatgaaaaacaaacaaacaaaaaaaaaaagagtaatggCACCCATGAGAAGGTAgaaatcagaaaagaaaagcataaaaatgaaagCTAACAGAAAATCACACTGAATTAAGAGTTGAGTGAGTTGAAACGAGAGAAACAATGAGAGGGAGTTTACATTACAACCCTCCGAGATCGGGAAGGCAGATGAAGAGGTTCCTTTTATTCTACAGTACACTCTCCACGTacactttggttgttttttttgtttttttttccctttctgcaTGAAGCTGACAACTGTTCTGTTTGAAGCAACAACAGCCGTGAACTGACACATCTGTACGCCCCCCCGCGTTATTGCTGCAGCTGGCACGACACTGTACACACCCTCAGCGGGGCAACTTCAGTTGGCGAGTTGCCATCAAGTACTGAGGTCACGTCATTTGGAAATACACTGATTAAAACATAAGATGAGCTCTCCGCTATCATTCAAAATATAACAACTATTCTCAAATATAAAATCAtctcaaaaacaacatattaagGTAAATCTCTAGTAACCTCAAGCCGATCGctgagaaagaggaaaacacagaccGACCACCAGCGTTCATCAGCGTTCTCTGTTCCGTCACAACGATTTTCAAGATAAAATGAATCATCTTGCTGCAACAGGGTTCTTCCTTTTACGTGATAACCTTGAAGTGCACACAGCCTCTATCAATAGCTTGTACACGTGAGGCAGGTGGACAAGACGAGAACCAGAGCagtaatcagaaaaaaaatcaaggtattgtttgactttttggaaggaaaaaaaaagaaaagcttattTCTTGCGCCAACAGTGAAGTGAGAAGATTGAACTACAACCTTGTTGTCTTTACAGTGAATATAAAGCTAGagctagcagctggttagcttagcttagtttaaaGGCGGGAGGGGAAACTGCTATCCTGGCTCTGGATTTTCACTATCCGAttatcacagcaaaacaaattcaCAGTAACGATATTACTGTGATATGTATTCAAAATTTGACCAAAGAAAAAAGCAATTCATCAGTCAAATTAATCTTTAAGtttctttactgtgtgttttgtcttgcaTTTGGCAAATAGATTTCAGTCGACACAAGTACAGGGAGGTGGAGATAGTCTGTACCTGTAGCtataaaaaccttaaaaaaaaagaagacacttAGGTAAGAGTGAAAGGCGACCAGATGAACTGATAAACAAAAGATCCAC is a window from the Acanthopagrus latus isolate v.2019 chromosome 5, fAcaLat1.1, whole genome shotgun sequence genome containing:
- the si:ch211-102c2.8 gene encoding trichohyalin isoform X6 translates to MADREDGVKTDAEDTDELLYTDLNDSSSVSGPDPSPLKLDHCDLLLDALDAQLGQLRVQPQKHQAMSRELDCSYAAPFQWSQSLSKDTGLGSTTQTNDTPMSGLDLIHTLTMEQTSEKSTGCREAPVTHEVTKDKLDRRTRDKEEMESQREQVIWRLERLLGETCSEGVMAAETLPPSDSICTEDFVRCFRDEMVELPLPESNLLQLDRAAVTQRTEGSDCDTYRCDQKGQSVLSVDGKGTATTFRREQLASEKAGGERYNTQQRRSDDGNISYRTEDVAEHETLRQNNNRSPKARCLAGVPVWSFDTVSIDSDLESVCTEQVRQHLHRRPGWRSLVQSFTDMDDYCTNTSDYDTPTQEDSEPQSASGQRSSHGNAQNRSPSVCKAQRNKRETYRLVCSLGDNDKDTDEEINHWSRRCRPERTSEKMQSDWVRMKERLSILQQKCEKEEETLQLRKTQLKDVEFSLTELQQRRKHALQGLEHLVAETAELEKEKKTLEFVLRDSRTGTDSISCELQEQSVVDVRDMERCRQTLKDGAFIERPCVVMSVLEREEMDRQLDGAKTELFAEQRRAREKLESMREKLEETREELQRATEAESLLRGRCACLEEKKRQKKDQIKAVEFQVGELQGELGECKIRVATLERMLAQKELKLQDLHEQHGALQAERDGLKGELQHLETQHCSAMTEAQEQAQKAVVSAEEAALKQQKKDLTLAHEQRIQKVIKQTEEEKANALREQALSLTRHIESLKTSFELKEKEAKKLRDSLEQQKEEAKNREEQLHAEALEKVHRAIEEERRKWEAEKVKAVQVQCGILEEQNRKSLETMKSEMQREKSKALALQHKVVELKTELESDSCAQQREQESLLAVICKSLKEEHQAELQKLQRQMAQSQRAALRLEQAAQLAHREADRLRMMLEERESSHKLITAELEEQLRRWTQELGAECQHLLLLVEQSGAKHISVQLPPSSTGAEALTNLRSLREQLKRMISHLHQELHSQKQTTEQLSQDKERELSIQRKQLRMERDQALDSLKERLIQEHIEELSSLNWAHMFDGAAEGGGVAASLRKQLKAKDVELRLVQRSMAQWREHTAARLACKFEEELTAELERKASKTREERRRESERPEGGMTLSATQEAPYSLCSPSLHVAASHRPSDVASFKLLRYLQSRVKQLRVENQSCSWSPSSSSTVPLDLSGSYLTTAQALEVAHMELTQS
- the si:ch211-102c2.8 gene encoding trichohyalin isoform X1, which codes for MADREDGVKTDAEDTDELLYTDLNDSSSVSGPDPSPLKLDHCDLLLDALDAQLGQLRVQPQKHQAMSRELDCSYAAPFQWSQSLSKDTGLGSTTQTNDTPMSGLDLIHTLTMEQTSEKSTGCREAPVTHEVTKDKLDRRTRDKEEMESQREQVIWRLERLLGETCSEGVMAAETLPPSDSICTEDFVRCFRDEMVELPLPESNLLQLDRAAVTQRTEGSDCDTYRCDQKGQSVLSVDGKGTATTFRREQLASEKAGGERYNTQQRRSDDGNISYRTEDVAEHETLRQNNNRSPKARCLAGVPVWSFDTVSIDSDLESVCTEQVRQHLHRRPGWRSLVQSFTDMDDYCTNTSDYDTPTQEDSEPQSASGQRSSHGNAQNRSPSVCKAQRNKRETYRLVCSLGDNDKDTDEEINHWSRRCRPERTSEKMQSDWVRMKERLSILQQKCEKEEETLQLRKTQLKDVEFSLTELQQRRKHALQGLEHLVAETAELEKEKKTLEFVLRDSRTGTDSISCELQEQSVVDVRDMERCRQTLKDGAFIERPCVVMSVLEREEMDRQLDGAKTELFAEQRRAREKLESMREKLEETREELQRATEAESLLRGRCACLEEKKRQKKDQIKAVEFQVGELQGELGECKIRVATLERMLAQKELKLQDLHEQHGALQAERDGLKGELQHLETQHCSAMTEAQEQAQKAVVSAEEAALKQQKKDLTLAHEQRIQKVIKQTEEEKANALREQALSLTRHIESLKTSFELKEKEAKKLRDSLEQQKEEAKNREEQLHAEALEKVHRAIEEERRKWEAEKVKAVQVQCGILEEQNRKSLETMKSEMQREKSKALALQHKVVELKTRLQELESDSCAQQREQESLLAVICKSLKEEHQAELQKLQRQMAQQSQRAALRLEQAAQLAHREADRLRMMLEERESSHKLITAELEEQLRRWTQELGAECQHLLLLVEQSGAKHISVQLPPSSTGAEALTNLRSLREQLKRMISHLHQELHSQKQTTEQLSQDKERELSIQRKQLRMERDQALDSLKERLIQEHIEELSSLNWAHMFDGAAEGGGVAASLRKQLKAKDVELRLVQRSMAQWREHTAARLACKFEEELTAELERKASKTREERRRESERPEGGMTLSATQEAPYSLCSPSLHVAASHRPSDVASFKLLRYLQSRVKQLRVENQSCSWSPSSSSTVPLDLSGSYLTTAQALEVAHMELTQS
- the si:ch211-102c2.8 gene encoding trichohyalin isoform X2, which produces MADREDGVKTDAEDTDELLYTDLNDSSSVSGPDPSPLKLDHCDLLLDALDAQLGQLRVQPQKHQAMSRELDCSYAAPFQWSQSLSKDTGLGSTTQTNDTPMSGLDLIHTLTMEQTSEKSTGCREAPVTHEVTKDKLDRRTRDKEEMESQREQVIWRLERLLGETCSEGVMAAETLPPSDSICTEDFVRCFRDEMVELPLPESNLLQLDRAAVTQRTEGSDCDTYRCDQKGQSVLSVDGKGTATTFRREQLASEKAGGERYNTQQRRSDDGNISYRTEDVAEHETLRQNNNRSPKARCLAGVPVWSFDTVSIDSDLESVCTEQVRQHLHRRPGWRSLVQSFTDMDDYCTNTSDYDTPTQEDSEPQSASGQRSSHGNAQNRSPSVCKAQRNKRETYRLVCSLGDNDKDTDEEINHWSRRCRPERTSEKMQSDWVRMKERLSILQQKCEKEEETLQLRKTQLKDVEFSLTELQQRRKHALQGLEHLVAETAELEKEKKTLEFVLRDSRTGTDSISCELQEQSVVDVRDMERCRQTLKDGAFIERPCVVMSVLEREEMDRQLDGAKTELFAEQRRAREKLESMREKLEETREELQRATEAESLLRGRCACLEEKKRQKKDQIKAVEFQVGELQGELGECKIRVATLERMLAQKELKLQDLHEQHGALQAERDGLKGELQHLETQHCSAMTEAQEQAQKAVVSAEEAALKQQKKDLTLAHEQRIQKVIKQTEEEKANALREQALSLTRHIESLKTSFELKEKEAKKLRDSLEQQKEEAKNREEQLHAEALEKVHRAIEEERRKWEAEKVKAVQVQCGILEEQNRKSLETMKSEMQREKSKALALQHKVVELKTRLQELESDSCAQQREQESLLAVICKSLKEEHQAELQKLQRQMAQQSQRAALRLEQAAQLAHREADRLRMMLEERESSHKLITAELEEQLRRWTQELGAECQHLLLLVEQSGAKHISVQLPPSSTGAEALTNLRSLREQLKRMISHLHQELHSQKQTTEQLSQDKERELSIQRKQLRMERDQALDSLKERLIQEHIEELSSLNWAHMFDGAAEGGGVAASLRKQLKAKDVELRLVQRSMAQWREHTAARLACKFEEELTAELERKASKTREERRRESERPEGGMTLSATEAPYSLCSPSLHVAASHRPSDVASFKLLRYLQSRVKQLRVENQSCSWSPSSSSTVPLDLSGSYLTTAQALEVAHMELTQS
- the si:ch211-102c2.8 gene encoding trichohyalin isoform X5 translates to MADREDGVKTDAEDTDELLYTDLNDSSSVSGPDPSPLKLDHCDLLLDALDAQLGQLRVQPQKHQAMSRELDCSYAAPFQWSQSLSKDTGLGSTTQTNDTPMSGLDLIHTLTMEQTSEKSTGCREAPVTHEVTKDKLDRRTRDKEEMESQREQVIWRLERLLGETCSEGVMAAETLPPSDSICTEDFVRCFRDEMVELPLPESNLLQLDRAAVTQRTEGSDCDTYRCDQKGQSVLSVDGKGTATTFRREQLASEKAGGERYNTQQRRSDDGNISYRTEDVAEHETLRQNNNRSPKARCLAGVPVWSFDTVSIDSDLESVCTEQVRQHLHRRPGWRSLVQSFTDMDDYCTNTSDYDTPTQEDSEPQSASGQRSSHGNAQNRSPSVCKAQRNKRETYRLVCSLGDNDKDTDEEINHWSRRCRPERTSEKMQSDWVRMKERLSILQQKCEKEEETLQLRKTQLKDVEFSLTELQQRRKHALQGLEHLVAETAELEKEKKTLEFVLRDSRTGTDSISCELQEQSVVDVRDMERCRQTLKDGAFIERPCVVMSVLEREEMDRQLDGAKTELFAEQRRAREKLESMREKLEETREELQRATEAESLLRGRCACLEEKKRQKKDQIKAVEFQVGELQGELGECKIRVATLERMLAQKELKLQDLHEQHGALQAERDGLKGELQHLETQHCSAMTEAQEQAQKAVEAALKQQKKDLTLAHEQRIQKVIKQTEEEKANALREQALSLTRHIESLKTSFELKEKEAKKLRDSLEQQKEEAKNREEQLHAEALEKVHRAIEEERRKWEAEKVKAVQVQCGILEEQNRKSLETMKSEMQREKSKALALQHKVVELKTRLQELESDSCAQQREQESLLAVICKSLKEEHQAELQKLQRQMAQQSQRAALRLEQAAQLAHREADRLRMMLEERESSHKLITAELEEQLRRWTQELGAECQHLLLLVEQSGAKHISVQLPPSSTGAEALTNLRSLREQLKRMISHLHQELHSQKQTTEQLSQDKERELSIQRKQLRMERDQALDSLKERLIQEHIEELSSLNWAHMFDGAAEGGGVAASLRKQLKAKDVELRLVQRSMAQWREHTAARLACKFEEELTAELERKASKTREERRRESERPEGGMTLSATQEAPYSLCSPSLHVAASHRPSDVASFKLLRYLQSRVKQLRVENQSCSWSPSSSSTVPLDLSGSYLTTAQALEVAHMELTQS